In Phaeobacter porticola, one DNA window encodes the following:
- a CDS encoding TetR/AcrR family transcriptional regulator, with product MNQPAAIPRKGRKYDQVLQGARDVFMANGFEGASVDDIARQAGVSKATLYSYFPDKRLLFMEVARHGCAHQADTAVAITSGCCDPATVLREAGHHVLSVILSEFGVKMFRICVAEADRFPDLGRRFYESGPATIRAQLSEYLTGAVARGELRIKDINLAADQFAELCRADMFLRLLFNVDSEITEDERARVVDAAIEIFLSRYGPDI from the coding sequence ATGAACCAGCCAGCCGCCATTCCTCGCAAAGGCCGCAAATACGATCAAGTGCTTCAGGGCGCGCGCGATGTGTTCATGGCCAATGGGTTCGAAGGCGCAAGCGTCGATGATATCGCTCGACAAGCCGGTGTCTCTAAAGCCACGCTATACAGCTATTTCCCCGATAAGCGGTTGCTGTTCATGGAGGTGGCGCGCCATGGATGCGCGCATCAGGCCGACACTGCGGTGGCGATTACCTCTGGCTGCTGTGATCCCGCGACGGTCTTGCGCGAGGCGGGGCACCATGTCCTGTCGGTGATCCTGTCGGAATTCGGGGTCAAGATGTTCCGCATCTGTGTTGCCGAGGCGGACAGATTTCCGGATCTGGGGCGCCGGTTCTATGAAAGCGGGCCGGCCACCATCCGCGCGCAGCTGAGTGAGTATTTGACGGGCGCGGTGGCACGCGGTGAACTGCGGATCAAGGATATCAACCTAGCGGCAGATCAGTTTGCAGAGCTCTGCCGTGCGGATATGTTCCTGCGGCTATTGTTCAACGTCGATAGCGAGATCACTGAGGATGAGCGTGCGCGCGTGGTCGATGCTGCGATTGAGATATTCCTGTCTCGCTACGGGCCCGACATCTGA
- a CDS encoding c-type cytochrome, whose translation MQDKMPGLRRAAATGPAAKSYVARARTHPDWRKSPPVRLMLLAAMMIIVVLLLNTAAKADNTPTNKYVAERIALMSAQKNALQDLIAMTRDYIVFDRSGAREARRALIRSTGRIPKHFRRDVTDLSSHARGGIWTNWDDFTIHAKDTQNAARALNTRSAAGLKRSLPRLISSCHNCHQIYRITPREFTTH comes from the coding sequence ATGCAGGATAAAATGCCCGGACTGAGGCGCGCGGCAGCGACCGGGCCTGCCGCCAAATCTTATGTCGCAAGGGCGCGCACACACCCGGATTGGCGCAAATCACCTCCGGTCCGCCTGATGTTGCTCGCTGCGATGATGATCATTGTGGTCTTGTTGCTGAACACAGCTGCCAAGGCCGACAATACGCCGACAAACAAATACGTCGCTGAACGTATCGCCTTGATGAGCGCCCAGAAAAACGCACTGCAAGATCTAATTGCCATGACCAGAGACTATATCGTCTTTGACCGGTCTGGCGCACGGGAGGCGCGGCGCGCCCTGATCCGTTCCACTGGGCGCATCCCTAAACACTTCCGGCGGGATGTGACGGACCTGTCTTCCCATGCACGTGGTGGAATCTGGACAAATTGGGATGATTTCACAATCCACGCAAAGGACACACAAAACGCCGCCCGCGCCTTGAATACACGGTCGGCGGCCGGACTAAAACGTAGTCTGCCCAGGTTGATTTCGTCCTGCCACAACTGCCATCAGATTTACCGTATAACACCCAGAGAGTTTACCACGCATTGA
- a CDS encoding ArsR/SmtB family transcription factor translates to MSTPRFDILGQALADASRTRMLCELLDGRSYTNKELAAAAGVTPPTATAHLQLLQSSGLVVAEKRGRCVFHRLANAEVALALEQLAAIAPSDHLHRAQQRKAGGLAPLRSCYDHFAGPLAVAMTARFVELGILIERNGGFEVLPAVEWGKLGVTLPDRSGRQPFARPCMDWTERRLHISGALGRQLLSHALETGWVKRQAVKRGLLLTAPGRAAFDQIIGLDTGAVVPEFSMS, encoded by the coding sequence ATGAGCACTCCACGTTTCGATATCCTTGGCCAAGCGCTTGCTGATGCTAGCCGCACACGCATGTTGTGCGAGCTTTTGGACGGGCGTTCTTACACGAATAAAGAGTTGGCGGCGGCGGCCGGGGTGACGCCACCCACCGCCACGGCCCATCTTCAACTGCTGCAATCCTCAGGTCTTGTGGTGGCTGAAAAACGCGGGCGTTGCGTGTTTCACCGGCTTGCCAACGCGGAGGTTGCGCTGGCATTGGAGCAGCTTGCAGCGATTGCACCATCGGATCATCTGCATCGCGCACAGCAACGCAAGGCCGGTGGGCTGGCTCCTCTGCGCAGCTGTTATGACCATTTCGCCGGCCCGCTGGCAGTGGCGATGACAGCCCGCTTTGTCGAGCTGGGTATATTGATTGAGCGAAACGGCGGGTTCGAAGTGCTTCCCGCCGTAGAATGGGGCAAATTGGGCGTAACCTTGCCTGATCGCAGTGGTCGCCAGCCTTTTGCACGGCCCTGCATGGATTGGACAGAACGGCGGTTGCATATCTCAGGCGCGCTGGGGCGTCAGTTGTTGTCACACGCGCTGGAGACAGGATGGGTCAAACGTCAGGCTGTCAAACGTGGGTTACTGTTGACCGCGCCTGGGCGCGCGGCATTCGACCAGATTATCGGTTTGGACACCGGCGCTGTGGTGCCGGAATTTTCGATGTCCTGA
- a CDS encoding DUF2794 domain-containing protein produces the protein MSFDKVQPFSSSSGPQQVAFHRTELSVILSLYGRMVAAGEWRDYGISTLRDLAVFSVFRRTAEHPLYRIEKRPKLRGRQGQYAVVGMDGQILKRGHDLKTVLRVLERKLIRSVT, from the coding sequence ATGAGCTTTGACAAAGTGCAGCCCTTTTCCTCATCTTCTGGCCCGCAGCAGGTTGCTTTTCACCGCACGGAACTGTCTGTTATCCTGTCGCTCTATGGCCGCATGGTTGCGGCTGGTGAATGGCGCGACTATGGCATTTCCACTCTGCGAGATCTGGCTGTATTTTCGGTTTTCCGCCGCACTGCCGAACATCCCCTTTATCGTATAGAAAAACGTCCAAAGCTGCGCGGACGGCAGGGGCAGTATGCGGTCGTAGGCATGGACGGGCAGATCCTGAAGCGGGGCCATGACCTGAAAACGGTCCTACGTGTTCTTGAACGCAAGTTGATCCGTTCGGTGACCTAA
- a CDS encoding C40 family peptidase, which yields MNDARRTPVNDRIAARHLPLPPSGRTSVEGHAARIGLPLVDLLRCPDGPRDRQLLLGAEVTIYEIRDGWAFVQAAADEYVGYVPTAALAEARAELTHQVRTPATHAYSAPNMKSADLCSLSYGSRLVVSAFTEKFAETDRGFVPANHLRAISELDRDPVAVAELFLGTPYLWGGNSRAGIDCSGLVQTAMLACGVNCPGDSDQQEHELGADMPLGNTAVPSDLRRGDLLFWKGHVALMQNSETMIHANAYHMAVALEPVMDAVERIMEQGDGPVTAHRRPAI from the coding sequence ATGAACGATGCACGCCGCACTCCCGTCAACGATCGCATTGCCGCCCGACATCTCCCGCTGCCCCCTTCAGGACGCACCAGTGTTGAGGGACACGCGGCGCGCATCGGGCTGCCGCTTGTTGACCTCTTGCGCTGCCCCGATGGTCCGCGTGACCGTCAATTGCTGCTTGGGGCAGAGGTCACAATCTATGAGATCCGCGACGGCTGGGCCTTTGTTCAGGCCGCCGCAGATGAGTATGTCGGCTATGTGCCGACAGCCGCGTTGGCAGAAGCGCGCGCAGAATTGACCCATCAGGTCCGCACGCCAGCGACACATGCCTATAGCGCGCCGAATATGAAATCCGCAGATCTTTGCAGCCTTAGCTACGGCAGCCGGCTTGTCGTGTCCGCCTTCACGGAGAAATTTGCCGAAACCGACCGCGGGTTTGTCCCGGCCAACCATTTGCGCGCAATCTCCGAATTGGACAGGGACCCGGTTGCGGTTGCAGAACTGTTTCTGGGAACGCCTTATCTGTGGGGGGGGAACAGCCGCGCGGGGATTGATTGCTCCGGTCTGGTTCAGACCGCGATGCTGGCCTGTGGCGTGAACTGCCCCGGCGATAGCGATCAGCAAGAACATGAACTGGGCGCAGATATGCCGCTCGGCAACACCGCAGTCCCCAGTGATCTGCGGCGCGGGGACCTGCTGTTTTGGAAAGGTCACGTGGCTCTGATGCAGAATAGCGAGACGATGATCCACGCCAACGCCTATCATATGGCTGTCGCACTAGAACCTGTGATGGATGCCGTAGAACGGATCATGGAACAGGGCGACGGCCCCGTAACAGCGCACCGTCGTCCAGCGATCTGA